TTGCTTTCTATGATCCGATAACCGAAGTTGTTTCTCAACCCTCCGCTGTATCTACTTTTTCAAGCACAGATTCTGCGCTAGTCCTTAATGATGGAACTTCTGGGAAAATCTTGTTTTCAGGAAAGTTTGCTCCCAAAAGCTCTACACCTGCAGAGAAACAAACTAAGAATATTTCTCTGGCCAATTCGAAAGATGCTCAATCCAAAATCAATGCAGCAGTGACGCTGGCTGGAGGGATCTTAGAAATTACTGAAGGAGCCTCTCTAGAAGTGTCCTCTTTTACCCAATCTGGCGGTCACCTAGTTCTGGGCTCTGGGTCCACACTTAAAACGGCTTCTGAACCTACTTTAACCAAAGTTTTCATAGATCTATCAACCTTCCCCAGAGAAGATTCTACCCCAGCAACAATAGAAGTAACAGCATCTAACGCAGCTGGATCTACTCATACCCTTACTACTTTGGAGGCTGAAAAAGAGATTCCTACCCCTGCAGAACATACTGCTTCAACCTTGGAACTCTCCCCTACGCCTTTACCAACGACGAAACCTAGTGAAGACCCCTCAAACACAATAGTACCAGGATCGGTCTCGGATAGACCCGCTACTTTGGAAGCTACAAATTCTGAAGAAGCGCCCTCTACAGTGGCAGGTGGAAGTCATCCATCGAGTACTACTCTTCTGGTTTCTCCAAGAACACTTTCTGTAAGTGGAGTAAGGGTCGTCGACACCGAAGGATCTAATTATTACAACAAAGATTGGAATAAGTCTCATAAAGTCACAATTCTTACAGCCTCAGGAGAAAATCTTACAATAAGTGCTATGCCGGAAACTCAAATCCGGTCCGGCACTGACTACGGCTACCACGGCACTTGGACTATATCCGAAGCAACAAATGGAGAAAGAACCGGCACTACTAAAACTATCCAAGCACAGTGGACTCCTGACGGCACATTCTTCCTCCCCTACAATCGAAGGGGAGAGATCGTAGCCAACACCTTATGGAGTACATTATCGGCTGTGGATGCTTTTGCTACCACCGCCTATGAAAGCCCTTTCGAAGCTTACGAAGGTAAAAGACTCGTTGCTGAAGGGATAGGTTCTTTCCTGGTGGGAAAAACAGAGAAAGATAGCGAGCGTGATGGTTTCCGATTTGAAGGAGGAGGCTACGGTGTCTGCTTCGGCTCCAGTTACAATGGGTTCTCATCGGGAGTCGCTTTAGGACAAATCTTTGGAAAAACAAGAAGTAAGTTGTATCCGTCTAAGAGCACAGAAAACGCCTTCTTGGGCACTTTCTATGCGGCTGCTCCTATACCTTTCTTGTTCAGGGAACTGGAAACTGTAGCCTCCTTCGTTTTGGGATATGGATTTGTAGAAAACACTTTAAAAACAGACTATCCAGAAAACTCTGTCTTCACAGCAATGAAAACTTCTGAAGGAAAATGGGATAACCGAGGGGCTATCTTACGCATTCGATTCACTAACTGTCTTCCTCCAAAGCATTTTGATGCCATCACTCCCTCTTCAGGTTTAAGGGAAATCGCCTTTTTCTTTGGTCCCGAGCTTTCTGGCGTTCGTCAATCCTCCTTCATAGAACGAGGAGCTCCTGCTAGAGCTTTCCAAAGGGGTAAAGGATTTGTCATTTCCCTTCCCGTAGGGATTGCGTATCAAGCACACTTGCATGTAGGGAAAAATGCTACCCACATCCGTACATCATTCATGTACAAACCTGATATTTACAGAGATAACCCTCACACCCGCTTAATGCTGTTAGAAAACGGTAGGGAATATAGGGTTGATGGGGCTCATTTACCCAAAAATGCTTTTCGTCTAGACGCCCAAGGCGCAACGAAGATTAGTAATCACTTCGAATGCACTGCAGGGTATAGCTTCGAGGGTCGCAAATCCGTATGTATGCATAGAGCTTCGGTCACTCTGGGTAGAATTTTCTAAAAAAAAAACACCAGAAGGATTCTTCTGGTGCTCTCCTGTACTTCCAAAAAGTACTTTTTTTGAAACACTTTTGACTAAGATTTTTTCATACCTCTATCAAACTGTTTCCAATTTCTTCCTTGAACGCGACTTAGCATCTCTTTCGTTTGCTTTTCAAGTTCACTCATGACTTTATCCTGAGCGTCCATCTCCCTTTTGGCTTGACGCTCAGTTCTAGGGGCTCCCCTTTGACCTAGGGCTTCAAGAGTATGCTCTGTTGCTTCTAATACTTTCTTCTGAGTAGAAACTACAGCTTGCATAGAGACCGTAGCAGTAGTGAGCTTACCAAGAGAATCTTTCGAAGTGAGCGGGGTAGCACGCCCCCTAACGGCTGTGGTAAGACGTTCTTCCACATAAGACCCCAGACCTGGTTTTGAGGTTACTACTTTTGCTGTTATTGGACCTGAAATTTTAGAAGCTGTCTCTTTGTCCTTGAAGATGATTTCGGCGTACTCAACTTCTTCTCCAACACTGGCTTTTTCCAAAGTTACCGTTTTGGTTTTTGCGTCATAACGGACAACGAAATCCTCCTGGGGTCCTAAAGCCCCTTCTCCTCCCTTTGAGAAAATCCTTGCTAAATCTCTAGTAAGTTTTTTTAGTCCCTTATCAAACTTATCAATAGCTTTTCGAGCATCCTTAGCAACCTTTTCTAACCTACTCCTGCCGCTTTTCCACTCTTTTTCTGTCTTTGATGAAGTTTTTGCCGCTTTCTTGCCAGCGTCGATGGCTAACTGAGCGTAAACCACTCTCTCGCCCCTAGGTCCCTCAGAAACTTCTAATCCCGATCCACCGCCAAGTTCCATCAACGCTTCAGCTTGCTCCATTAAGCTATCACTTAAGTCCTCTGTGGAAGAAGAGGAGGAGGAAGAAGAAGACCTAAGCCCACCAGTTTGAAAGAAAGCTCTAAGATCCTCTACTACCCTCTCTGGCAACTTGACAGGATCATAGCCTCTGGAAGCTCCTTTTGGCGAAGCTGATCCGGCTCCCAGATCCACGTACCAGGTTGTTTTAGAAGCTTGTGCTTTCTCTTTTTTCCCAGAGAATCCTAGATAGATGGTTTTACCTGTAGCGCTTACTTTTTCTTTTAGCCTTCTGAGTTTTTCTGCTACACGAGCTCTATGACCCCTATCTCCGGAAGCAACTCCTGGGATATCCCCTTCGGAGAAAGACCTAGAGACTCCGGCTCCTTCTGAAGCTTCCGAGGATCCATGACCATGGATATCTCCTTCGGAAGCAGATCTACCCAAACCTGTTTTGATACGAGCACCTAAACTTTTGACACCTCTAGCAAAATTGCCTCCGGCTTTTTTGGCTGCACCGATAGCCTTACGAGCGGCTCCGCCTACTGCCTCTTTAATGCCTCCGGATCTAGAACTCGATGAAGATGAGGAAGATGATACACTTTCGGAATCAGAGATTTCATGATCCCCAAGACCACCTTTTCTGCTGGGTTTTTTAGATCCAGGAGACTGAAAAGGAGGAATTCCACCAGTTCCCCCGCTACCTGATACTCCGCTAGTCATATTCCACCTACAAAAACTTTCTAAAAATAAAACTAATTTTTATAAAAAAATTTTATAAACAAATTAATTTTAAATTAAATATTTTAATTTTCATTTAAAAGACGCTTAACTTGTTTAGCAACCTCAGGAGAAACATCCTCCTTATTAACAGTCTCTTTGTTATCAGGGACCAACGTAATCTTTCTTTTCAAAATAGGCTGCTGGGAAAGCTCTTTCCTCTGCTTCGATTGTCTAGAAAATGCTTTGCATATTGCTAGCGATACCCCTGTAACCAACAACCCATAAGCACCTAGTTCAAAACATCGTTGGCCTATGATAGCTAAAGCAGTCAAACCCGCAGGCGCTATTGCCAAAGTACTTGATAATATCAGACATACAACGCCTGTGATAAGAAGCGACAACGCTATAAGCACCACAGCCTTTTGCCAAGATGTTGTGTGCTTTACCAAACTATGACTATCGTCCACAGAGTAAGTATGCGGAGTAGGCACCGGCGAACGAAAAGCTGATCGATCTAATTCCATAACTTCCCCAATTACTCCTCTTCCGAATCCCCATCATTGGAAAGTAGGGTCCCTCTAAAACTTCCTACTCCAAAAGGAGCCCATCCTACCGAACCAAACCCTATAGGACCTAAATCAAATGTCCTTAAGGAAAGTTCTGGGAAACGATGCTTAGAGCCTCCCCTTTGAAAATCCTCTACCCATTGAGAAGCAGAAACATCTACATACACATCCATAGGCTCTACTCCAAGAGCCGCTGTCGCTACACGTATCCTTTCTTTGCGTTCCTTAGCTCTTTTTCTATACGTATACAACTGATGATTAAGCCAATCTATCAAACGCTTGATAAGCATGAGACCTCCAGTGATAAGGAAAGGTCCTGCTATAGATATTAATGCTGCTGAGAAAGCACCTACCCCTGGAATGAGTCCAAGAAGAGCGATGCTTACTCCAAGCAGGAAGGTTATACCACCCACAAGAAGTACATTGATGACTTTTTCTTTATTGGTTTGATTGATATCACTAGCGACCATTTTATCAACATCTAAGCTGTTGACTTTATAGTACCCTTTCTTTCTTCCTGTGATTGCTCGAATCTTTTCTCTTGCTTGCTCCCTTAGGAATCTTCCCGACCTATTTCTATTTTTCAATTTACCAGCAACAGTGAACAAACCTGAGAATACCGTACTGAAAGCTGTCCCTAGGATTGATGAACCCACTACGGACATAATAAGAATCTGATAGGCAGCGAGCCCCCCCACCCCACTCACTAGAAGAAGCGTTAATGAGGTGATGAGAAGGAGAGATCCTAATGCCAACGCTACCTTCTCTTTCCTTGATAACAGGGGTTCAGAAGAAGGGTCCACACTTTCTATCGAAGATAAACTATTGGTCCCATTTTCCGAGGATGTTTCCGATGCAGAACTTTCTGAAGTTCGCCTTCCTTTGGGAAGGTACGCAGACACATTTTGTTGGGACATATCCAGAAACGTATCTGCTTTGTTGAAAATACTTCCTTCTTCGGAACCATTTGCTAATGCTTCAGCTTCCAACAAATCGTAGGAAGACTGTTTGAGATACTCTTTCCACTTGCTAAGTTCTCCTCGAAGCAGAGATCGAAGAGATAGCCCAACCCCTATAGAGAGCAATGGAGGAGCAAAAACTAATGCTAAAGTTGCCGGAACCCCCGAAAGCACTACAGTACCTACTACAGCCAAAGATATCCCTAGCAACACACAACCAACGCCTACAGAAAGTACAGACATTGCCAAAATTGCAAACTTTCTATTTTCCTGCATACGTTCTTCTTCTGTAAGAGGTTCTGCTTTAAGAACCTTTTCCGAAGCTGCCAAACGCATATACAAGAGGTAGCATAAACTATTAAAAGCAGAGTTACTTCCCATAGTAAACGCCGTTGATCCTACATTACCCACAACACTTCCGTATCCCGGAATGAAGGATCCACCAAATTTCATTGCAAATCCTATACTTGTAAGTCCCGCTCCTAAAGAAAGACCATGAGCCGCTATGCGCCACTTCTCATCTTCTTGGCATTTTTCCTTGACCTTACTGTGGATGATTCCCATCCCATTTTGGATGGTTGTCATACTCCCTATTACTAAGGTCGATAAAGCTATTCCAAGAATTATACTTTGAGGAATTCCTGCTGTTAGTACAGTCAAAGCTACAACAGCCACTGTGATAGCTATGGCCATAACGGTCACACCCGCTATAAGTGCCATAGAGTGACTATTCATGATTACTGGTTGATTATCAGATATTTCTTCTTGACGATCGAGGATATTTTGTAGATCGGAAAGATCAACATCTGAAGGTTCTACTCCTTCAGATCCTGTAATATCGAAATCTCCATTATCAGCAAAAGGACCCTGAACGCCAGAAATTGTCATGAAAAAATAAATTGTTATTATTACCACACAATAATAACAATTCATAAATTATTATTTTCAACAAACAAAAGCAAAATTAAATAAAATAAACTAAGAAGCCACCTTTATAATTAAAGTAGTTAGCGGAGGGATATCCAAAAATACCCCTATCCCTAGATTTTTGGAATCACGATACAGAGAACTATGCAGACACCACCCCGAGCCATCGCCACCAAAACTCTTAGCATTCGAGTTAAATACTAACTCCACGTTCGAAGAAGCACAGGATAAAAAATACTTCGAAAGACTTTGAACACCAAAGTGATGCACGCACAGCAACTTGTACTGATCCTCTCCCATCCCACTTAGACGTGTCTCCAACTCCTCATACCTAAGGTAGCCTTCGCGGTAAGAACGAGATCGATAACCAGAGCGTGTATACGCAATAACACTGTTTGTAGTATCGCTAAAATCTACCCAATCAAACCCTTCCTGCTTACAGTCTTTCTCCCAAAGCGGAGGATGACCAAGATAGAAGAAATTCAGCGCCTTGACAAAATCGTTAAATGTCTTATGATCAACATCTTCCAACAAATACTCTTGTAAACCTCTGTTAGGACTCCACTCATCAAATGCAGCTAGTTCAGTGCCCATAAACGATAACTTTTTTCCCGGCTGACACATTTGATAAGACAACAGCAACCTAAGTTGTGCAAACTTCTGTTTTCGGTCTCCAGGCATCTTCCCTATCAAACTACCCTTCTCGTGAACCACCTCATCATGGGAAAAAGGTAAGACAAAATTTTCATTAAAAGCATACATAAGACCAAAAGTAAGGCATTGATGATGGGAAGATCGTTGATCAGAATGGGTACGAAAATAGTGGAAAGTATCATTCATCCAACCCATATTCCATTTATAATCAAATCCCAACCCACCATCTTCAACAGGAAACGTAACCTTAGGAAATGAAGTAGATTCTTCAGCAAAGGTGATTACGCCAGGAAATTTTTCATGAATAACAGCGTTCACTAGCTGAATAAATTCTTTGGCCTCTATGTTTTCCCTTCCCCCATCCTTGTTAGGAGTCCATTCCCCGTTTTCCCGTCCGTAATCCAAGTACAGCATAGAAGCTACAGCATCGAAGCGGATACCGTCGATATGCATCTCCTTCAACCAGAATAAGGCGCTTCCTAAAAGGAAATTCACTACCGGATTTTTATTATAATCGAAAGTATAAGTACCCCAGTGGGGATGCAAATAATCCCTATGCCAAACACTTTCGTAAAGAGGTGTCCCGTCAAAGTTAGAAAAAATAAAATCATCTGTAGGAAAATGTGCTGGGACCCAATCTAATATGACTCCTATCCCCTGACTATGTAAATAGTTAACAAAATATCGAAAATCATTAGGAGAGCCAAACCGTCTTGTAGGTGCGTAGTAACCTCCCACCTGGTATCCCCAAGATTCTACTAGAGGATGTTCAGTGACAGGTAATAATTCCACATGTGTGTAATGAAATTGTTGGCAGTACGCAGCCAACTGTTCTGCTAACTTTTGGTAAGACATGGGACGATCATTTTCCCATCGCCATGATCCCAGATGCACCTCATAGATATTGATGGGAAGG
This sequence is a window from Chlamydiifrater volucris. Protein-coding genes within it:
- a CDS encoding polymorphic outer membrane protein middle domain-containing protein produces the protein MPISIKRLSSVYALGMLCSFQAFGDPLPLSEQKLPLYVTGNGTFFLSENTSIVNFDASLSTTALLGSTENFSIDGKNRSLFISGCQGPQRGIPLVLAGTFSSPEDKKQRQSPSNTSSSMTLSGLHTFSFLNNTTFSTEGVISAGSINWNNNKNIVVSKNTTVALPSTPKEEEEEAVESAAEEEASPTPAGGIVKAKESISITNTSDTVYFGENSSDYGGALRIEEKTSPQPPETLTTNGVTLISNNPGSVSFEGNKASSSGGAIFGGSAFFTSNEGSIQFLRNSCTGAASESNYLGSGGAISLPSGLAAFQNNGGSIIFTKNTATGDGGAIYAKTFQASGNTGTMLFADNTSAKKGGAIRAEIVSIEATSNVVFSNNIASGDGGAILVDSLTSNGTTGTGTTSNGIKLPGSSLSLFANSGDIIFMGNIGAAGTRNAIAVGASTSIKQLSANAGHTIAFYDPITEVVSQPSAVSTFSSTDSALVLNDGTSGKILFSGKFAPKSSTPAEKQTKNISLANSKDAQSKINAAVTLAGGILEITEGASLEVSSFTQSGGHLVLGSGSTLKTASEPTLTKVFIDLSTFPREDSTPATIEVTASNAAGSTHTLTTLEAEKEIPTPAEHTASTLELSPTPLPTTKPSEDPSNTIVPGSVSDRPATLEATNSEEAPSTVAGGSHPSSTTLLVSPRTLSVSGVRVVDTEGSNYYNKDWNKSHKVTILTASGENLTISAMPETQIRSGTDYGYHGTWTISEATNGERTGTTKTIQAQWTPDGTFFLPYNRRGEIVANTLWSTLSAVDAFATTAYESPFEAYEGKRLVAEGIGSFLVGKTEKDSERDGFRFEGGGYGVCFGSSYNGFSSGVALGQIFGKTRSKLYPSKSTENAFLGTFYAAAPIPFLFRELETVASFVLGYGFVENTLKTDYPENSVFTAMKTSEGKWDNRGAILRIRFTNCLPPKHFDAITPSSGLREIAFFFGPELSGVRQSSFIERGAPARAFQRGKGFVISLPVGIAYQAHLHVGKNATHIRTSFMYKPDIYRDNPHTRLMLLENGREYRVDGAHLPKNAFRLDAQGATKISNHFECTAGYSFEGRKSVCMHRASVTLGRIF
- the glgB gene encoding 1,4-alpha-glucan branching protein GlgB, with the translated sequence MVERILQSREVEKLCKGESDSPHSVLGLQSLSKKGSKDAVIVLFRPGAEKVSLQIFEEVVEATSFQEAPGFFFYKLPEKLTQAASSLGSFDYKIYHESGLLAHDPYAFPSLWSRLDEEFFMLGKHEEIYLRMGAVVREFMGVKGVSFTVWAPNAISVSVVGDFNMWNGFVNPMRKVEGSSGVWELFIPGTGEGTRYKWEIVTSSGERIRKSDPYGKSFDYPPEFASVVIGEEIFTWTDDSWMERRIQAGDRRHLPINIYEVHLGSWRWENDRPMSYQKLAEQLAAYCQQFHYTHVELLPVTEHPLVESWGYQVGGYYAPTRRFGSPNDFRYFVNYLHSQGIGVILDWVPAHFPTDDFIFSNFDGTPLYESVWHRDYLHPHWGTYTFDYNKNPVVNFLLGSALFWLKEMHIDGIRFDAVASMLYLDYGRENGEWTPNKDGGRENIEAKEFIQLVNAVIHEKFPGVITFAEESTSFPKVTFPVEDGGLGFDYKWNMGWMNDTFHYFRTHSDQRSSHHQCLTFGLMYAFNENFVLPFSHDEVVHEKGSLIGKMPGDRKQKFAQLRLLLSYQMCQPGKKLSFMGTELAAFDEWSPNRGLQEYLLEDVDHKTFNDFVKALNFFYLGHPPLWEKDCKQEGFDWVDFSDTTNSVIAYTRSGYRSRSYREGYLRYEELETRLSGMGEDQYKLLCVHHFGVQSLSKYFLSCASSNVELVFNSNAKSFGGDGSGWCLHSSLYRDSKNLGIGVFLDIPPLTTLIIKVAS